A window of Aricia agestis chromosome 3, ilAriAges1.1, whole genome shotgun sequence contains these coding sequences:
- the LOC121725354 gene encoding eukaryotic translation initiation factor eIF1: MSIQNLNTFDPFADAIKSSEDDVQDGLVHVRIQQRNGRKTLTTIQGLSSEYDLKKIVRACKKEFACNGTVVEHPEYGEVLQLQGDQRENICQWLTKSGLVKPEQLKVHGF; this comes from the coding sequence ATGTCCATCCAGAATCTCAACACATTCGACCCATTCGCCGATGCTATCAAAAGCTCGGAAGACGACGTACAAGATGGACTAGTCCACGTCCGAATTCAGCAGCGGAACGGGCGTAAGACGCTGACTACAATTCAAGGCCTCTCGTCGGAATATGACTTGAAAAAGATCGTGCGGGCATGCAAGAAGGAGTTCGCGTGCAACGGAACCGTCGTGGAGCACCCGGAGTACGGCGAGGTGCTGCAGCTGCAGGGCGACCAGCGCGAGAACATTTGTCAGTGGCTCACTAAGTCGGGACTGGTGAAACCCGAGCAACTCAAAGTGCACGGTTTCTAG
- the LOC121725387 gene encoding uncharacterized protein LOC121725387, with the protein MDEEEMALEEKCEHLMNIVVESRKRFGKMCTEYEQKTSLVENKMLNLQIETIANYRFKSKVQLPQQNTEEILKELEQFAEEIQHKQRRMEKLDRDVKNTQNVVLQLKADRIGKKLKAPLTTEEMLASARN; encoded by the exons ATGG ATGAAGAAGAAATGGCTTTAGAAGAAAAATGTGAACATCTCATGAATATTGTAGTTGAATCAAGAAAACGATTTGGAAAGATGTGTACAGAATATGAGCAAAAGACATCATTAGTTGAAAACAAAATGCTTAATCTTCAAATAGAAACGATTGCAAATTACCGGTTCAAGTCAAAAGTACAACTTCCCCAACAAAATACAGAAGAGATTTTAAAAGAACTGGAGCAGTTTGCTGAAGAAATTCAACACAAACAACGGAGAATGGAGAAATTGGATAGAGATGTAAAAAACACACAAAATGTTGTGTTACAATTGAAAGCAGATAGAATTGGCAAGAAATTAAAGGCTCCTCTTACTACTGAGGAAATGTTGGCATCAGctagaaattaa
- the LOC121725386 gene encoding caltractin-like isoform X2 produces the protein MITDISINLPDVSASMLETDSTEKEKNVVARLTLTKEQKSELRKAFNLLDFAGEGKIKAEDFRVAVKALGYEPTKEELLSMINSVDKGKTGALSYENFETAIMRKIMSLDSDDDIMKSFHLFDTDNTGMISFENLKKVTEILGVDLTDEEIEEMIEDADKDFDGLISEQEFKKIIKNAVYIATP, from the exons ATGATAACTGATATTTCCATAAATTTACCAGATGTTTCAGCATCAATGCTTGAAACGGATTCAACCGAGAAAGAAAAAAACGTTGTTGCCCGACTGACTCTTACAAAGGAACaa aaaaGCGAACTTCGTAAAGCTTTCAACTTGCTCGACTTTGCCGGCGAGGGAAAAATCAAAGCGGAAGATTTTCGAGTGGCTGTAAAAGCTCTAG GTTATGAACCAACCAAAGAAGAATTATTATCAATGATTAATTCCGTTGATAAAGGCAAAACAGGCGCACTAAGTTACGAAAACTTCGAAACAGCCATCATGCGCAAGATAATGTCTTTAGACAGTGACGACGATATTATGAAAAGTTTTCACCTTTTCGATACCGATAATACAG GTATGATAAGTTTTGAAAATTTGAAGAAAGTAACCGAAATTCTGGGTGTTGATTTGACTGATGAAGAAATTGAAGAAATGATAGAAGATGCTGATAAAGATTTTGATGGTTTG ATATCTGAACAagaatttaagaaaattattaaaaacgcCGTCTACATTGCAACTCCTTAA
- the LOC121725386 gene encoding caltractin-like isoform X1 — MKNIDKLVNCKEESARFYTIIRFIICCGIFVIFESVVTMITDISINLPDVSASMLETDSTEKEKNVVARLTLTKEQKSELRKAFNLLDFAGEGKIKAEDFRVAVKALGYEPTKEELLSMINSVDKGKTGALSYENFETAIMRKIMSLDSDDDIMKSFHLFDTDNTGMISFENLKKVTEILGVDLTDEEIEEMIEDADKDFDGLISEQEFKKIIKNAVYIATP; from the exons atgaaaaatattgacAAATTGGTGAATTGCAAAGAGGAAAGTGCACGTTTCTATACGATTATAagatttattatttgttgtgGAATATTCGTGATTTTTGAAAGTGTAGTTACAATGATAACTGATATTTCCATAAATTTACCAGATGTTTCAGCATCAATGCTTGAAACGGATTCAACCGAGAAAGAAAAAAACGTTGTTGCCCGACTGACTCTTACAAAGGAACaa aaaaGCGAACTTCGTAAAGCTTTCAACTTGCTCGACTTTGCCGGCGAGGGAAAAATCAAAGCGGAAGATTTTCGAGTGGCTGTAAAAGCTCTAG GTTATGAACCAACCAAAGAAGAATTATTATCAATGATTAATTCCGTTGATAAAGGCAAAACAGGCGCACTAAGTTACGAAAACTTCGAAACAGCCATCATGCGCAAGATAATGTCTTTAGACAGTGACGACGATATTATGAAAAGTTTTCACCTTTTCGATACCGATAATACAG GTATGATAAGTTTTGAAAATTTGAAGAAAGTAACCGAAATTCTGGGTGTTGATTTGACTGATGAAGAAATTGAAGAAATGATAGAAGATGCTGATAAAGATTTTGATGGTTTG ATATCTGAACAagaatttaagaaaattattaaaaacgcCGTCTACATTGCAACTCCTTAA
- the LOC121725386 gene encoding caltractin-like isoform X3, which produces MANKKGLKNESNLSIKDSFHAHFNLADHQKSELRKAFNLLDFAGEGKIKAEDFRVAVKALGYEPTKEELLSMINSVDKGKTGALSYENFETAIMRKIMSLDSDDDIMKSFHLFDTDNTGMISFENLKKVTEILGVDLTDEEIEEMIEDADKDFDGLISEQEFKKIIKNAVYIATP; this is translated from the exons ATGGCAAATAAGAAAGGCTTAAAAAATGAGAGCAATTTAAGTATCAAAGATTCATTTCATGCCCATTTCAATTTAGCTGATCACCAG aaaaGCGAACTTCGTAAAGCTTTCAACTTGCTCGACTTTGCCGGCGAGGGAAAAATCAAAGCGGAAGATTTTCGAGTGGCTGTAAAAGCTCTAG GTTATGAACCAACCAAAGAAGAATTATTATCAATGATTAATTCCGTTGATAAAGGCAAAACAGGCGCACTAAGTTACGAAAACTTCGAAACAGCCATCATGCGCAAGATAATGTCTTTAGACAGTGACGACGATATTATGAAAAGTTTTCACCTTTTCGATACCGATAATACAG GTATGATAAGTTTTGAAAATTTGAAGAAAGTAACCGAAATTCTGGGTGTTGATTTGACTGATGAAGAAATTGAAGAAATGATAGAAGATGCTGATAAAGATTTTGATGGTTTG ATATCTGAACAagaatttaagaaaattattaaaaacgcCGTCTACATTGCAACTCCTTAA
- the LOC121725386 gene encoding caltractin-like isoform X4 encodes MLETDSTEKEKNVVARLTLTKEQKSELRKAFNLLDFAGEGKIKAEDFRVAVKALGYEPTKEELLSMINSVDKGKTGALSYENFETAIMRKIMSLDSDDDIMKSFHLFDTDNTGMISFENLKKVTEILGVDLTDEEIEEMIEDADKDFDGLISEQEFKKIIKNAVYIATP; translated from the exons ATGCTTGAAACGGATTCAACCGAGAAAGAAAAAAACGTTGTTGCCCGACTGACTCTTACAAAGGAACaa aaaaGCGAACTTCGTAAAGCTTTCAACTTGCTCGACTTTGCCGGCGAGGGAAAAATCAAAGCGGAAGATTTTCGAGTGGCTGTAAAAGCTCTAG GTTATGAACCAACCAAAGAAGAATTATTATCAATGATTAATTCCGTTGATAAAGGCAAAACAGGCGCACTAAGTTACGAAAACTTCGAAACAGCCATCATGCGCAAGATAATGTCTTTAGACAGTGACGACGATATTATGAAAAGTTTTCACCTTTTCGATACCGATAATACAG GTATGATAAGTTTTGAAAATTTGAAGAAAGTAACCGAAATTCTGGGTGTTGATTTGACTGATGAAGAAATTGAAGAAATGATAGAAGATGCTGATAAAGATTTTGATGGTTTG ATATCTGAACAagaatttaagaaaattattaaaaacgcCGTCTACATTGCAACTCCTTAA
- the LOC121725388 gene encoding probable small nuclear ribonucleoprotein Sm D1, protein MKLVRFLMKLSHETVTIELKNGSVVHGTITGVDVAMNTHLKAVKVTLKNKEELQLETLSIRGNNIRYYLLPDSLPLETLLIDDAPKGKGKREGFPRGGSRGGRGRGRGGRGGPRGGRGGRGRGRR, encoded by the coding sequence atgaaattggtTCGCTTTTTGATGAAGCTAAGTCATGAGACTGTGACAATCGAATTGAAAAACGGTAGCGTAGTCCACGGCACGATTACCGGTGTCGATGTTGCGATGAACACGCATCTAAAAGCTGTAAAAGTGACGCTCAAAAACAAAGAGGAGTTGCAGTTGGAGACTCTGAGTATACGTGGTAATAACATAAGATATTACTTGCTACCCGACAGTTTGCCCTTAGAGACCCTGTTGATTGACGATGCTCCTAAAGGCAAGGGCAAGCGGGAAGGTTTCCCGAGGGGTGGCAGTAGGGGCGGCAGAGGAAGGGGCCGTGGAGGTCGCGGTGGGCCCAGAGGAGGACGCGGGGGCCGCGGAAGAGGCCGTCGATAA